The following are encoded in a window of uncultured Ilyobacter sp. genomic DNA:
- the mltG gene encoding endolytic transglycosylase MltG — MKKLWLNWVVFTFLSVIVFLFWGINFNKKNYNQILEIDKKLPLKKSLEALPISENILFKIYVKIRKGGRDIKAGYYELSGDYSIKDIIDLLENGEYKMVKFTIPEGYSHEEIVSSLEKNKLIDRENLKKVLREKDFYYPTPDGNFEGYFYPETYFIPEGSSESDIVDIFLGEFLKKFPKERYTNKEEFYKMLILASIIEREAQVGDEKRLISSVFHNRLKIGMNLASDATVNYLYDYSKRKMYYKDLEIDSPYNTYKYKGLPPAPICNPDYLSIEAAFNPFDTEYLFFVAIGDGSHYFSRTYEEHMKFQKDKEKKR, encoded by the coding sequence ATGAAAAAACTATGGTTAAACTGGGTAGTATTTACTTTCCTCAGTGTGATTGTTTTTTTATTTTGGGGGATAAATTTTAATAAAAAAAATTATAATCAAATTTTAGAGATTGATAAAAAGCTTCCGCTGAAAAAATCCCTTGAGGCCCTTCCAATATCAGAAAACATTTTGTTCAAAATATATGTCAAGATAAGAAAAGGCGGAAGGGATATAAAAGCTGGGTATTATGAACTTAGTGGAGATTATAGTATAAAGGATATAATAGACCTTTTAGAAAATGGGGAATATAAAATGGTTAAGTTTACAATACCAGAGGGATATTCACATGAAGAGATTGTAAGCTCCTTGGAAAAAAATAAACTTATAGACAGGGAAAATTTAAAAAAAGTTTTAAGAGAAAAAGATTTTTATTACCCTACACCAGATGGTAATTTTGAAGGTTATTTTTACCCTGAGACCTATTTCATTCCTGAGGGGTCTAGTGAAAGTGATATAGTCGATATTTTCTTGGGAGAGTTTTTAAAAAAATTCCCCAAAGAGAGATATACAAATAAGGAAGAGTTTTATAAAATGCTTATTCTTGCTTCTATAATAGAGAGAGAAGCTCAGGTGGGAGATGAAAAGAGACTGATATCTTCCGTTTTTCATAACAGGCTTAAGATAGGTATGAACCTTGCTTCAGATGCTACAGTGAATTATCTCTATGATTATTCTAAGAGAAAGATGTACTACAAGGACTTAGAGATAGATTCACCTTATAACACTTATAAGTACAAGGGTCTGCCGCCGGCTCCTATATGCAACCCTGATTATCTATCTATAGAGGCTGCATTCAACCCCTTTGATACAGAATATCTGTTTTTTGTGGCAATAGGAGACGGAAGCCATTATTTCAGCAGAACCTATGAAGAACATATGAAATTTCAAAAAGATAAAGAGAAGAAGAGGTAA
- a CDS encoding B12-binding domain-containing radical SAM protein produces MNKILLVGINSQYVHTNLAVRYIKNYVENYSSMKLDIYESSINNQLSAILMDIFEKNPEKVIFSTYIWNKEYVFKLVKEIKKIMPSISIILGGPEVSYQTAEIMNENPEIDFIISGEGERTTLKFLSNGIEGTKGVFYRKDGQIKFNGYQLPIENLDEIPFPYSVEELKNSKNKILYYESSRGCPFECSYCMSSIDKSVRYFSLDRVKEDLKRFLQEGITLIKFVDRTFNIDKRRYMDLWNFLLENYRKDITFHFEISGDLFDEETISFLEKIPKDFFQFEIGVQTINEKTMKAIKRENNLTKLRNNVLKIKDNIHLHLDLIAGLPYEDYNTFKDSFDYVYGLKPEMIQLGFLKILKGTLIFGQVETYSYKFLDFPPYEVLSNEFISYEEIAELKKIETVLDYYYNSENYPKSIEYILKKNYERAFDFYEDIARYYDSCGYFKVSHKQVSIFNHLYEFYLYKSFSDIKIFTEYLKYDYLTLGKPGNYPYWIKSSKDKEKYNDILKGMDFKSIREGHNRTEYEKFEYNVISDMDGEVEILFIYNGKETKIREY; encoded by the coding sequence ATGAATAAAATACTTTTGGTTGGTATAAATAGCCAATATGTACATACTAATTTGGCTGTTAGATACATAAAAAATTATGTTGAAAATTACAGTTCTATGAAATTAGATATTTATGAGAGCAGTATAAACAATCAACTCTCTGCCATTTTAATGGATATTTTTGAAAAAAATCCAGAAAAGGTAATATTTTCAACTTACATATGGAATAAAGAGTATGTCTTCAAGCTGGTAAAAGAAATAAAAAAGATTATGCCGAGCATATCTATAATATTAGGTGGACCAGAGGTTAGCTACCAGACGGCTGAGATAATGAATGAAAACCCAGAGATAGATTTTATAATCTCAGGGGAAGGGGAAAGAACTACCCTCAAGTTTCTCAGTAATGGTATAGAGGGTACAAAGGGTGTCTTTTATAGAAAGGATGGCCAGATAAAATTTAACGGTTACCAACTTCCCATTGAGAATTTGGATGAAATACCTTTCCCATATTCAGTTGAAGAGCTTAAAAATTCTAAAAACAAAATATTATATTATGAATCTTCAAGAGGATGCCCCTTTGAGTGCTCCTACTGTATGTCATCTATAGATAAAAGTGTACGTTACTTTTCTTTAGATAGGGTAAAAGAGGATTTAAAAAGGTTTCTTCAGGAGGGGATCACCCTCATAAAATTTGTTGATAGAACTTTCAACATAGATAAAAGAAGATATATGGATTTATGGAACTTTCTTTTGGAAAATTACAGGAAAGATATAACTTTTCATTTTGAAATAAGTGGAGATCTATTCGATGAAGAGACGATCTCTTTTTTGGAAAAAATCCCAAAAGATTTTTTCCAGTTTGAGATAGGGGTACAAACAATAAATGAAAAAACTATGAAGGCTATAAAAAGAGAAAACAATCTGACAAAACTTAGAAACAATGTTTTGAAAATAAAAGACAATATACACCTTCATCTAGATCTGATAGCTGGGTTGCCATATGAAGATTACAATACATTCAAAGATTCCTTTGACTATGTGTACGGACTTAAGCCTGAAATGATTCAATTAGGTTTTTTGAAGATACTTAAAGGTACGCTTATATTTGGACAGGTGGAAACTTATTCGTATAAATTTTTGGATTTTCCACCATATGAGGTTCTTTCTAATGAGTTTATAAGTTACGAGGAAATAGCTGAACTGAAAAAAATAGAAACGGTTTTGGACTACTATTACAATTCAGAAAATTATCCTAAAAGTATAGAATATATTTTGAAAAAGAACTATGAGAGAGCTTTTGATTTTTATGAAGACATAGCCAGATATTATGACAGTTGTGGATACTTTAAAGTTTCTCACAAACAGGTTTCGATTTTTAATCACCTGTATGAATTTTACCTTTATAAGAGTTTTTCAGACATAAAAATATTTACAGAATATCTGAAATATGACTATTTAACCCTTGGAAAGCCAGGAAACTACCCATACTGGATAAAATCATCAAAAGACAAGGAAAAATATAATGATATATTAAAGGGGATGGATTTTAAATCAATTCGTGAAGGACATAATCGGACAGAGTATGAGAAATTTGAATATAATGTAATCTCTGACATGGATGGAGAGGTTGAGATACTTTTTATTTATAATGGAAAAGAGACGAAAATTCGGGAGTATTAA
- a CDS encoding SpoIID/LytB domain-containing protein, whose translation MRKIIILTVIILLKSLSFSFGSFIQEDLRVALNKFCGEKIFFKAQKGSLFVEIGDGLDKVIVEVPHGQVKTVTIKNDRLFFEEKCSDVIRVYQGNFDSVFSLSRDGNKFNSYRGDLEFIPYKNKIMPVNSVQSEEYLYSVVPSEIGGYFPEEAIKAQILAARTYLYHNIQNYKYKEFDLMDNVNSQMYLGKVRENTKINKLVDSTVGEIIVFNGEPINALYHSTSGGITANNEDVWGGEPVAYLRSRDDSNNEEKSPRKNWITSITKTELYENTGFFVEKIEILSINNRRVISLELIGEDKKTVSGNEFRRMVGYNKIYSTQFEIEDDGEKFVFSGKGSGHGVGMSQYGAYGLAAKGKKYREIIFYYYTGVEIKTLKNG comes from the coding sequence ATGAGAAAAATAATTATATTGACTGTAATTATATTGTTAAAAAGTCTAAGTTTTTCTTTTGGAAGCTTTATTCAGGAGGATCTTAGGGTAGCTCTCAATAAATTTTGCGGGGAAAAAATTTTTTTCAAGGCTCAAAAGGGCTCCCTTTTTGTAGAGATTGGCGATGGATTAGATAAGGTGATTGTTGAGGTGCCTCATGGACAGGTAAAAACTGTGACAATAAAAAACGATAGGCTTTTTTTTGAAGAAAAATGTTCTGATGTTATAAGGGTCTATCAGGGAAATTTTGACTCTGTTTTTTCTTTAAGTAGAGATGGGAATAAATTTAACTCATATAGGGGAGATCTGGAATTTATACCCTATAAAAATAAAATAATGCCTGTAAATAGTGTACAATCCGAAGAATATCTCTATTCGGTCGTACCCTCTGAAATAGGGGGTTATTTCCCAGAGGAGGCTATAAAAGCACAGATTTTAGCAGCCAGAACATACCTTTATCACAATATTCAAAATTATAAATATAAAGAGTTTGACCTCATGGATAACGTCAACTCTCAGATGTATCTTGGTAAGGTAAGAGAGAATACTAAGATAAATAAACTGGTAGACAGTACTGTAGGAGAGATAATAGTCTTTAACGGTGAACCAATAAATGCATTGTATCACTCTACTAGCGGTGGGATCACAGCTAACAATGAAGATGTGTGGGGCGGAGAACCTGTAGCATACCTGAGAAGTAGAGACGATAGTAATAACGAGGAAAAGTCCCCTAGAAAAAACTGGATCACCTCCATAACAAAAACTGAACTTTATGAAAATACAGGTTTTTTTGTAGAAAAAATAGAAATTCTTTCTATAAATAACAGAAGAGTAATAAGTTTAGAGCTTATAGGTGAAGATAAGAAAACTGTTAGTGGCAATGAGTTTAGAAGAATGGTGGGTTATAATAAAATATATAGTACACAGTTTGAGATAGAGGATGATGGAGAAAAATTTGTCTTTTCAGGAAAGGGTTCTGGACACGGAGTCGGTATGAGCCAGTACGGAGCTTATGGTCTCGCTGCAAAGGGCAAAAAATATAGAGAAATAATATTTTACTATTACACTGGAGTAGAAATAAAAACGTTGAAAAATGGTTGA
- the tilS gene encoding tRNA lysidine(34) synthetase TilS — translation MEVVKRVREFMLRNDLMGYGERILIGFSGGPDSVFLFEVLMAIKEEFKIEIALAHINHLLRGKESDGDEEFCKRLAEKHGIQCYVKRADIKKYAKEHGVGDEEAGRAMRYDFFYKISKEWRADKVALAHNKDDQIETFLFRLMRGTSLEGLEGIPIRRDIFIRPLSEVYKKEILEYLEGNKIEYRIDSSNLENVYTRNSIRLDLIPMIESKYNINFKERVFLLIGEIKEANKILKINLSDYIEDEKLDLMKLEKLQEYQKRKVINDFLKIYKIEISREKLENIMDILEKGGSKRLSLGKNIELKKEYDKISVNPRETGSNNVNVEKVFLKIPGEVKYGNYKIKAFRDVNKSIGKNEFCTKLQEGSELLIRSRKSGDRMQPVGMNSLKKIKDIFINDKIPKETREAIPILVLKDEIVWIASVRGSEKFKSEKTAKTVVKLSVEEDNFSE, via the coding sequence ATGGAAGTTGTCAAAAGAGTCCGAGAATTTATGCTTAGAAATGATCTTATGGGATACGGCGAGAGAATTCTGATAGGATTTTCAGGAGGTCCGGACTCTGTTTTCCTTTTTGAAGTATTGATGGCCATAAAAGAGGAATTCAAGATAGAAATTGCCCTGGCTCATATCAACCACCTTTTGAGGGGAAAAGAGTCGGACGGTGATGAGGAATTCTGTAAGAGATTGGCTGAAAAACACGGGATTCAATGCTATGTCAAAAGAGCAGACATAAAAAAATATGCAAAAGAGCACGGAGTTGGAGACGAAGAAGCCGGAAGAGCCATGCGATATGATTTTTTTTATAAAATCTCAAAAGAGTGGCGAGCGGATAAGGTTGCACTTGCTCATAATAAAGATGACCAGATAGAGACTTTTCTTTTTAGACTGATGCGTGGGACCTCTCTCGAGGGTCTAGAGGGGATTCCTATAAGAAGAGATATATTTATAAGGCCTCTATCTGAAGTATACAAAAAGGAGATTTTGGAATATCTAGAGGGAAATAAAATAGAGTACAGAATTGATTCTAGTAATCTTGAAAATGTCTATACCAGAAACAGCATACGTCTCGACCTCATACCTATGATAGAGAGTAAGTACAATATTAATTTTAAGGAGAGGGTATTTTTACTTATAGGGGAGATAAAAGAGGCCAATAAAATTTTGAAAATAAATCTTTCAGACTATATAGAGGATGAAAAGTTAGATTTAATGAAACTTGAAAAACTTCAGGAATATCAAAAAAGAAAAGTAATCAATGATTTTTTAAAAATATACAAAATAGAAATTAGCAGAGAAAAATTAGAAAATATAATGGATATACTAGAAAAAGGTGGAAGCAAAAGGCTCTCCCTTGGTAAAAATATCGAGCTTAAAAAGGAATATGATAAAATTTCGGTAAATCCAAGGGAAACTGGTTCAAATAATGTAAATGTAGAAAAAGTGTTCTTGAAAATACCAGGAGAAGTCAAATACGGAAACTATAAAATAAAGGCCTTTAGGGATGTAAACAAAAGTATAGGTAAAAATGAATTTTGTACAAAACTTCAAGAAGGCTCTGAATTATTGATCAGAAGCAGAAAGTCTGGGGACAGAATGCAGCCTGTAGGAATGAATTCATTAAAAAAAATAAAGGATATTTTTATTAATGATAAAATCCCAAAAGAAACAAGAGAAGCTATTCCAATTTTAGTTTTGAAAGATGAAATAGTATGGATAGCCTCTGTAAGAGGTAGTGAAAAATTTAAATCAGAAAAAACAGCGAAAACAGTTGTAAAATTATCTGTAGAGGAGGACAACTTTAGTGAGTGA